From the genome of bacterium:
GTACCGCATAATCTACGGTCATACCGTTTTCATCCGTCGTTTCGCATCGCAATCCGATTTTTATTTCCCAATTATGGCCGTGAATACGCGCACAGACTCCCGGATAATTTCGTAAAGCATGCGCGGCGGAGAAAGTTTCGACAAGTTCTAACAGGTACATAAGAGTTTCTTTCTAAGGCTGAGTTACTTTATGCAAATACGTAAGCGCCGCCGGAACGTTTTCAAATAGGATCAACTGGCAAATCGTTTTTCTTGAAAAATGAAACAGGAAAAGTTCATCATGCAGCTCATACACAACATAATACTTATCATCATCCATTCGTCCCGTTTCTTCAATCAAAGAAGACTCCGGATGGTCATGAACGGCTTGGTAAAAAATATCCAGGTTTTCGCGGAGGAGTTCAAGTGTCTGCATGGATCGCGGAGGACGCTGTGAGGGTTATTTAGAATTTTAATTTACTGATACGGTCTTTGAAAATATTGGAAGCCGGATTGTAGAGTACGACCTTGTTCCGTCCTGTTTCTTTTGCTTCGTACAGCGCTTCGTCGGCGGTGCGCATGATGGCATCGGCTTCCATGCCGTCTTCCGGATGCCTTGAAATTCCGACGCTGATACGTATATTAAAATCCTGTTTATCGTACGGCGAATAAAAAAAGCGCTCATTCAAATCTGCACGAATACGGCTCATGACCATTGCGGCATCTTCTCCGCGCGTCATTGGCATGATAACTGTAAATTCCTCACCGCCGTAACGGCACACGATGTCCTGCGTTCGTAATGATTTTTTAACGTGCTGGGCCAGTGATGACAGAACAAAATCTCCTGCACGATGCCCGTACGTGTCGTTGAACTTTTTAAAATGATCGATGTCAAACATGACCAGCGCCAGGGGTTGCTGGTAACGCCTTGTGCGGTTAACTTCCGTCGGCAGACGGTCGTCAAAAAAACGCCGGTTATACACGCCGGTCAGTGAATCCACGTAGGTCAGTTTCATGAAATTACGCGAAACCTGGATCGCGCGCTCTATCCTTACTTGCAGCTCCTGCAAATCAAAAGGTTTGATCAGCAACCCGTCTCCGCCGGCCTTGAATACGTTAATCTTAGTTTCAAGATTGTTCACCGCGGTCATGACTATGATCGGGATCAACATCGTTCCGGGTTGTTCCCGCACACGGCTTATCAGTTCAAATCCATCCATCTCGGGCATGATAATATCGGCCAGGATAACATCCGGTTTTTCTGTCGTGGCGATCTGCAGACCTTCCAAGCCGTTAGATGCTTCAAAAATCTCATAGTCCCTTTTCCCAAGAAAATCCAGGATCATATTTCGTACGGCGGGATTATCCTCCACGAGCAAAACACGTGGTTTTAATAAAGCGCCTTCACCGGTGGTCGGTTCGGCAGAATTTTCAGAAAGCTTTTCTTTTTCGCTCATGATTTAACTGATACCTTGCAAAAGTTTTCGTTTAGAGTCTGTGAGCACGCCTTTTTTTCTAAGTTCGT
Proteins encoded in this window:
- a CDS encoding diguanylate cyclase, with product MSEKEKLSENSAEPTTGEGALLKPRVLLVEDNPAVRNMILDFLGKRDYEIFEASNGLEGLQIATTEKPDVILADIIMPEMDGFELISRVREQPGTMLIPIIVMTAVNNLETKINVFKAGGDGLLIKPFDLQELQVRIERAIQVSRNFMKLTYVDSLTGVYNRRFFDDRLPTEVNRTRRYQQPLALVMFDIDHFKKFNDTYGHRAGDFVLSSLAQHVKKSLRTQDIVCRYGGEEFTVIMPMTRGEDAAMVMSRIRADLNERFFYSPYDKQDFNIRISVGISRHPEDGMEADAIMRTADEALYEAKETGRNKVVLYNPASNIFKDRISKLKF
- a CDS encoding 6-carboxytetrahydropterin synthase QueD, yielding MYLLELVETFSAAHALRNYPGVCARIHGHNWEIKIGLRCETTDENGMTVDYAV